In one window of Brassica rapa cultivar Chiifu-401-42 chromosome A07, CAAS_Brap_v3.01, whole genome shotgun sequence DNA:
- the LOC117126589 gene encoding myrosinase-binding protein 2-like — translation MAQQRMGPSGFQLAGDNSFDDGALDFDGVKNVSIGVREKQIVYISLTYSRGENKETITHGEQPNENMEITFGKGEGYCKTVGGIYKRGTPQLPTGYISNLYFVTSKGQKTESYVRAAADESDEAFSFTADGETQLVGLFGRFGQKGLITIGALFAPE, via the exons ATGGCACAACAAAGGATGGGTCCTTCTGGATTTCAACTCGCTGGAGACAACAGTTTCGACGACGGTGCACTAGACTTCGACGGCGTAAAGAATGTGTCCATTGGGGTTCGTGAAAAACAAATCGTTTATATAAGCTTAACGTACTCAAGGGGCGAAAATAAGGAGACGATCACCCACGGAGAACAACCTAACGAGAACATGGAG ATCACGTTTGGAAAAGGTGAAGGGTATTGTAAGACTGTCGGAGGCATTTACAAACGTGGAACTCCGCAGCTTCCAACAGGGTATATTAGCAACTTGTATTTTGTAACCTCCAAAGGACAGAAGACGGAATCGTACGTTCGAGCCGCTGCAGATGAGTCGGATGAGGCTTTCAGTTTCACTGCGGATGGGGAAACCCAATTGGTTGGATTATTCGGACGGTTCGGGCAGAAAGGATTAATCACGATAGGGGCGTTGTTTGCACCAGAATGA